The genomic region CCCGCAGTTTACGACACCGAAAGGTTTCCAAAAACGCTTGTCACAAATTGCATCTACACTGTTCCAGAATTCGGGATTGTTGGATTTGTAGATGATCTTTTTCAGCGGTCGCACTCTCTTACCATTCTTGATCTCCCAGAACATATCTCCGCCGAATTGAAAGTTTTCTCGATGCTGATCAATAGAGAAAGAACCTTGACCTTCGATGTAAACTCCATCTTCCGTATCGGAAATGAGTTCCTGGGGTGTGAGTGGTTTTTCTCCCGGTTCCAGATAAAGGTTCGGAATACGATTGATCGGGAAATCGTAATAATAGGTGGCTCGATTGCAGCCGCGACTCATTTTTTCTCCAATAAAAGGGGCAGTTTCGCGAGTTGTTCCGTATTCGTTCAGAATGCCGTTTTTGACGATCTGCCATTTTTGTCCGGGAACACCGTCGTCATCGTATCCGGCAGTTGCCAATCCCTCTTCCAAAGTGTTATCACCAGACAAATTCACGATTTCAGAACCGTATTTGTAATTCTTTAATTTTTCAGGAGTAGCAAAAGAAATTCCCGCAAAATCAGCTTCCCATCCGAGAACTCGATCCAGTTCGGTTGGATGACCCACAGATTCGTGCATTGTCAGGGACAAGTGTACCGGATCGAGGAGCAGGTCTCTCCGTTTTTCCTCTTTCAAAGATTCAGCATTTACTTTGATGATCGCTTCTTCTGCCAGAAAAGAAGCCTTTTCCAGAAAGTTATTTTCCAGGATCATTTCCCAGCCTTTTGCCTGTCCTCCGCTCTGGAAAGATCGTGATTGACTGTCATTTTCAGTAACTGCAGTAGCAGTAATCATGGGAGCAACAAAGGTTGTGGAAATATTAAGTTTCGATCCGAGCGTTGATGCAAATATTTTGTCATCTGTTTGAGAATGGACAAAGAACATCGCCTGCTTGATCTCTTGAAAGTTGAGCATGGTTTTATTCACTTCCAGCATCAGATCCACTTTCTCCCGCAGCGGAACCTGGAACGGATCGATCTTTACCGGAGTTCGGTAAGAATCGATGTAACTGCGTTCGCTTGCAAGTTTGATTCCCTCTCCATTCTTGATCTTCGCTGAATTCAGGGCAATTTTGTATGCTCTTTCCACAGTTTTGATCACTGCTTCTTTTGTAAAAACATTGCTATGTGCAAATCCCCAGGCTCCGTTTTTAAGAACTCTGATTCCGTAACCGCGAATGACATTATCCCGTGTATTCTTTAAACTCAAATTCCGCAGATAAATTACTTCTGAATGAGTTGTCTGGATGCGGATGTCAGCATATTCGACACCGAGTGAATCCGCTTTTTCGATGGCTAATTTTTGGTAGTTCACAAATAAACCTCCTCACATTTCCATTTTTTATAATTCATCAGTTTTATCATTAAGAATTAACTCTTTTAGTTTCTAATAAATTGTTTTTTTTCAAGATAGCAATTTGTTCATCAGTAAGTTTTCCGTTTCTATACTTTTTCCTTTGTTTTATTATCCATTGATAAACAGAATTTGATTCAGTATCCCCAGAAACTTTTATCTTTCCATACTTTTTTTTCAATTTGTTAATTTCGATTATTCTCTCGTTAAATGACTTGTAAGGTGGAGTAGTCTGTTTTAGAGAATAATTCATATTTTCAAACAGTTGGATTTCCTCATTGGATAATTTATTAATTCTATATTTATTTCGACAATAATGTAATTTTTTTGCCAAAAGTCTTTCATCTCTTTTTCTTTTTTGGGAAACAGTAGGCCATCTATTCGGATTTCTTTCCCTAAATATTTTCAATTCATTAA from Candidatus Cloacimonadota bacterium harbors:
- a CDS encoding TldD/PmbA family protein; translation: MNYQKLAIEKADSLGVEYADIRIQTTHSEVIYLRNLSLKNTRDNVIRGYGIRVLKNGAWGFAHSNVFTKEAVIKTVERAYKIALNSAKIKNGEGIKLASERSYIDSYRTPVKIDPFQVPLREKVDLMLEVNKTMLNFQEIKQAMFFVHSQTDDKIFASTLGSKLNISTTFVAPMITATAVTENDSQSRSFQSGGQAKGWEMILENNFLEKASFLAEEAIIKVNAESLKEEKRRDLLLDPVHLSLTMHESVGHPTELDRVLGWEADFAGISFATPEKLKNYKYGSEIVNLSGDNTLEEGLATAGYDDDGVPGQKWQIVKNGILNEYGTTRETAPFIGEKMSRGCNRATYYYDFPINRIPNLYLEPGEKPLTPQELISDTEDGVYIEGQGSFSIDQHRENFQFGGDMFWEIKNGKRVRPLKKIIYKSNNPEFWNSVDAICDKRFWKPFGVVNCGKGQPMQAGRMTHGASLTRFRKIRVGGSQ